The genomic stretch TTGAATTCCCTAGTTCAGTGgacaataaaaaatactgattttctgtcATGGATAGGAGTCAAAATTCAGaagcaaaaattcatttttatgcctTTAGACAACAGCAATGGGTAGGATACTACCATCAAAGTACTCGCATAGCACAGCTACAAATGGATCTAATACAAACCAGTCATAAGATTTTCTTTGGTATCGGAAAGCCCAGAGAAAGTACGGAAGGATGACACCAAAATACTCACTTTCCAAATACTGTGTATTTCATGTCCAAATGTGGCTGCTTGCCATAGGTGATGAAGAACTGAGATCCATTGGTGTTTGGGCCATTATTAGCCATAGATACAACACCTCTAACATTGTGCTGTAAAAGATAGATCAATATATTTACCTgtgttttaatataaatattccaAATATAGGACTGAAACAAGACCTGTACTTTTTAAGGGACCAAGAAAACATTTAATCAGCTTCTATTAAGGCTAATGCCAATGTTCACTTTTTGTATTATCTGTATTTCTAAAACTTGTATGTAAATTGGTCATGTATCAAATCACATGCCCCagttaatttcattttcactttggagGAGTAGAGCCACAAACATTTTTCACAATACCAAGGTATAATAGAAATCCTTACATTTATATTAAGGAACATGCTGGCATGAAACGATCAGGcagacaacaaaaccaaaatcccCATAATCTCTTCACATATACACTGGACTCTGGCTagtttctgtatctgtaaaaCAAGGGAGGGTGGTTGGACTAGTTCAGGGGTTTATTCATAACTCAAATGCCCGCACGAGTCAGCAGGTAATAAATTAATTGGACAGAATGTACACATTGGGGAGTGATGGAGTCTGGCAAAAGGAATGGTGTTATCTCTTGCCTGATAGcgctaaacattttttttaagccaatGGCCATTGAGAATATATCTTGGGTCTTCTACCCAAGGGCAGTCAGTTCATGACCCAGGACTGAATGATCTAAGGGAAGGTTTCCTACAGCTCTAATTTCATGATAGTATTTGTTAAACAAGTaactatttaaagaattaaaaggacTCTACTGATAAGATGGAACACATGACAGAACTGTGTTACAAGGAGGTGCTGCCAATAAATAATGATTACTCCTTAGCTGTTTATCAGGAAACACTAGTGAGACAAGCAACAGAAATATAGCTACATCAAGATACTAATGCTTTGATGGACATcagggagggcatgtgatgtaatgagcgctgggtattatatgtaagactgatgaatcacaggcctgtacctctgaaaccagtactACGTTGTATGTTAatcaactgaattttaaaaatgtgaaaaaaagatattaatcCTTCATTGTCTTCCTAAAAGGTGACTCCCAAATGTTACATTTGATACATACACAAGAGTGTAATGTACGCCTTAGAACTTAATACTCATTAATCTATTTCTAAGATTTAAGAATCCAACTTACCCAACTGTTGCATATGCCTGTATACTCCTTATCTATCACCTCAACCTCTCGGAGAACCATTATTCTACTATCTTTAAATATGcctaaacaatatatttttttcttttgcttgtttttgagcTAAGATAGTAtcatgctattttaatttttttaacttaaatttaaaaaaaattttaaaaaacaggcatgcattagtttattaaaaaaaaacaaaaccaacagacGTTCTGTGGGGCACCTGACGAGCTCAGCtgatggagcatgcaactcttgattttggggttgtaagATTGACCCCacgctggatgtagagattacttaaaaataatttttttttcttttttatacgaaattaaaaagaaaaggttctttagaaagtttgaaaaatcaagaaaatgtgaaagaaaaatgtgaaaagaaaaacaaaaacagaacatgtgggtggctcagtgggttaagctgctgcctttggctcaggtcatgatcccagcgtcctgggatcgagtcccgcatcgggctccttgcttggcagggagcctgcttctccctctgcctctgctgccactctgcctgcctgtgtgctcactcgctctctctgataaataaataaattttaaaaagaaaaacaaaaacaggaaggaaaataaaaatctctaatttCACCATGCTATGCCCTTCCCTTTAACCTAGTGAGACATTTAGCCCTGTTGGTACATTACTGATTAAACATTTCAGGTTGGATCCGAAGATAAGCTCCCTTAATATTAAGATACATGGGACTGTGAGAttccaaaatacatttatatattctaaaatatatttaaggcaAGAAATTTTTCTTGCCATTTTCTCCCTGACATTTATCAAGTATACTAGAACTACCAAAAAAGTTTGTTTGTATACTAATGACATTAACAACATATGTACTAAAAGTTTTCAAGTGTAAACAAGGCAtgagaaaatagattttgaaGCACTAGAGGTATACCTTAAGATATTCACTATATTCATCCTCAAATTTCTTGCCCCAGATACTGTTACCTCCTCTTCCGGTACCTATATTACAAGACAAATCAAAATAAGTATCtaattaaaaaaaccaaagtatCGGTGCGCCTGGGTAGCtaagtgggtgaaagcctctgccttcagctcaggtcataatatcctggtcctgggatggagcccgggattgagccccgaatcggctctctgctcagtaggtaggcttgcttcctcctctctctgcctgcctctctgcctacttgtgatctctgtcaaataaataaataaaatacttaaaaagaaaaaaacagaaaccaaagtaTCTACTTAAAAGTTGAAaaggttgattttcttttcttcctttgttttttttttttttttaaaagattttatttactggagagagagagaggcagagatagagagggcaggagcagggaggaaaggcagaagcaggatggccactgagcagggagcctgatgtcagaactcaattccaggactccaggatcataaacTGAGTTggaggcagtcacttaaccaactgagccacccaagtgcctgaaAAAGTTCAGTTTCTAAAACATATGGGCTATtttataactatttatttatttttaagaagattttatttattcatttgacagtgacacagcgagagagggaacacaagcagagggagtgggagagggagaagcaggcttcccgctgagcagggagcccaacatggggtttgatcccaggactctgaaatcatgatcccaaccaaaggcagatgcttaaccaactgagctacccaggcaccccagtaattctttaattataaataacatttggggtggctgggttgttcagttggttaagcatctgccttcggctttagtcatgatcccagggtcctgggatcgagtcccacatggggctccctgctcagtggggagtctgccttcccctcccacccgTTGTCATCCCCGCCCCCATGCTTGCGCATacattctcaaaaataaatttaaaaaaaaagataaaattatatgtCCTCTCTTCTCAAAATTTCACTTCACAGAccagaaaaataaagtatctcTACAAAGAAATCCTTTCACTGTCAATAGTgttcatattttaagatttatttatttattttgaagagagagagtgcaatgagcaggaggggcagcgggaaaggaagacagagctgaagcagactctgcacctagcacagagtctgatgcaagtcttgatctcactcccccaagatcacgacccaagccgagaccaagagtccagtgctcaccccactgagccacgcaagcaCCCCTGTCCTACTTTAATGTAAAGCTAGATGCCAGTAGCTTCTACTTAAAAAATTTCTTGCTATGGTAAGGTAGCCGGGTTATAAAAACTCTATGTGCTTatatctttggttttattttataaaaattaaataaattttatttattaaaaaaacttgtttttataTAATTCTCTAAGTAGGCTCCAAGTCCAgcggggcttgaacttacaacccgaGATCAAAACCTggatcaaaatcaagagtcagatacttaacctctgagccacccagacaaccccctccaaatatttttaatttgagcatagttgatatacaatgttacattatatattttttattctttgtctacTCTCTTCTTCATACTATATACCCAATTCTCTAGATATTGATGGAGAAACTTACCTGTCGGATCTCCTGTTTGAACCATGAAACCCTTGATatttctatgaaatatacagcCATTGTAGTAATTACTGGCACAAAGAgccaaaaaattctaaaagagtaaaaataatgaTTGGGAAATGATGTAACAgaaacacatttaaagcaatgagcaaactattttatttactaaaaataccattaacaatgcatttatgtttttaggaattactTTGGATCTCACTTTTCTGCCTAAAACACTTTAATAGCTTCCTTTTGTTCTTGGAATAGAATACACAATCCTACCTCTACATCTCATGTGttaataatttctttctattACTATGTTAACCCCACTATCATTCTGAAAATTCATCTGAAAGGGGTCGGCTTACCCACCTAAGCCCTTTGTACTTCTATCTCTATACCTGGAatattctttttatctctttccatGGAAATGCCTTCAATACCTTCTGCACTAAGTTTAAGTATCACTTTCCTGGCTAGGCCTGCCCTCAACTTCTTTTAAATAATTCCTTTCCATTAGTCTCCATTTCAGTGCTTTGTTTCCTACAACGCATTATCATGATctggaatcattttttttctagaatgacTCTCCCGCCCCCCAACTTATTTTCTCAGAGTATTAGCTCTGTAAGGGCAAGGAATATCTCTTGTTCATTACTGTATTCCTTGACCCTGGCAAGATAGTCTTTCATAAATAATTGCTGAATGAATATAGAGAGAGAGCTAACTTTTTCCTTCCTtgtcatttaaataattaaaataatgtaagaaaCAGTTCTCTTACCTAATATCctaataaaatgagaagaaaaagatacCCACCACTCtacagttaaagaaaaattatcaatCCTTTCTTTGCTCCACCTTTAACATCAAAAGTAAgtagaaactggggcacctgggtggccttcagctcgggtcattatctcagggtcctgggatcaagccctgcatttcggggggcgggggtggggggagtctctgctcagcggggagcctgcttccctctctctttctgcctgcctctctgcctacttgtgatctctctctctgttaaataaaatcttttaaaaaaagaaaaaaaaagtaagtagaaattaagataggattgggagggagacaaaccataagtgactcttaatctcacaaaacaaactgagggctgctggggggagggggggttgggagaaggggggtggggttatggacattggggagggtatgtgttttggtgagtgctgtgaagtgtaaacctggcgattcacagacctgtacccctggggataaaaatatatgtttataaaaaataaaaaaattattaaaaaaattaagtgagaaATTATGCCGCCTAGTTTTTCCTGACACTGGTTTTATATacaagtgttcattttttttaggttAATTTCAAAATGGTTATCCTGCTGCATTAACTCATTAACTTACAGGTACATAATGGTACTCACCTCACAAGTTTTGGGTGTCCTCTCACAGAAAACTTCTATTTTAATATCACCTACATCTGTATGCAGTGTCACTgactaaaaacaagaaaaaaaaataacaaatgagatTTCTTCATGACTTTATGCATTGTATTTATTTCCCAAACTAGGATAAAGATGACAATctgaatgaaaacacaaaaaacaacattTCAGGGATGAACTATCCTCATAGCTGAGAGTAAGCTGTACTTCTTCAAAAC from Neovison vison isolate M4711 chromosome 3, ASM_NN_V1, whole genome shotgun sequence encodes the following:
- the PPIL3 gene encoding peptidyl-prolyl cis-trans isomerase-like 3; the encoded protein is MSVTLHTDVGDIKIEVFCERTPKTCENFLALCASNYYNGCIFHRNIKGFMVQTGDPTGTGRGGNSIWGKKFEDEYSEYLKHNVRGVVSMANNGPNTNGSQFFITYGKQPHLDMKYTVFGKVIDGLETLDELEKLPVNEKTYRPLNDVHIKDITIHANPFAQ